From the Montipora capricornis isolate CH-2021 chromosome 2, ASM3666992v2, whole genome shotgun sequence genome, one window contains:
- the LOC138024886 gene encoding uncharacterized protein produces the protein MVIFTCLAALEFKQEKNGDKLRVTLVTNDDGWRILVTAQLIAELAKNPSVKLSGLVARKTPELEEWFKELNLELVNPKKYIAFAGEERLFYPPDSHDIDVMIIHSYGRNPGKYAQVIKDSKKCKWVHVLHTISEELAKYMEKEADSQSGQESEHDVQLQWCEIADIIIAIGPKVAEAYTAYLKSTGKDVFDLTPAVDHDLIDVRTVVEHEGIFRLVVSATYHEKYFRVKGIDIAAQAIEELKDLSYHIIFIVLPGEDTKVLESLLVNEKYIDPRQFTVKPVKKNTEDLKKLLCQVQLAILPARAVGFGTTCLSALSADVPVLVSRNTGLGMALRKLPSGANFVIDSTKPQDWANKIKEVREKGAKDCADVAQKLRKEYMEEFNLRKQCSRLVKKMFEMFPEKQESKKEGLEETNTMKGSYLQAAIQQTKTSSVSDEDNVNGALAKFVPKMRVPENNDDPLRPEMIVAGFSGIRVEERLDEVDGLRTQQEPSSRLLTSVQNIPYPIRAQICLKLNPRDDLNFRDFRLLGEKMNFDKDITRNLELRKNPTDELLQLWCSTRRTQPTVGCLIELLKDSERWDVVNILDKWVEDGVRE, from the exons ATGGTTATTTTTACATGTCTTGCTGCCCTTGAATTCAAACAAGAGAAAAATGGAGATAAATTGAGAGTAACACTAGTGACAAATGATGATGGCTGGAGAATTCTGGTCACTGCTCAGTTAATCGCTGAGCTGGCGAAGAACCCATCAGTTAAACTGTCTGGACTTGTTGCAAGGAAAACCCCAGAACTTGAAGAGTGGTTCAAGGAGTTAAATTTAGAGTTGGTCAATCCAAAAAAGTATATTGCTTTTGCTGGTGAGGAACGTCTATTTTATCCACCTGACAGCCATGATATTGATGTAATGATCATCCACTCCTATGGACGCAACCCTGGAAAATACGCACAAGTTATCAAGGATTCCAAGAAGTGTAAGTGGGTTCATGTTCTCCACACAATCAGTGAAGAGCTAGCAAAGTACATGGAAAAGGAAGCAGACTCGCAGTCTGGGCAAGAATCAGAACATGATGTGCAGCTCCAATGGTGCGAAATAGCTGACATCATTATTGCGATTGGGCCCAAAGTAGCTGAAGCTTACACAGCATATCTGAAATCCACAGGGAAAGATGTTTTTGATTTAACCCCAGCAGTCGATCATGATCTGATTGATGTTCGGACAGTCGTTGAACATGAGGGCATTTTTCGCCTTGTGGTAAGTGCAACCTACCACGAAAAGTATTTCCGGGTCAAAGGCATTGATATTGCTGCACAAGCTATCGAAGAATTGAAGGACCTCTCATACCATATCATATTCATTGTGTTGCCGGGAGAAGACACCAAAGTGCTTGAAAGTCTGCTTGTCAATGAGAAATATATCGACCCAAGACAATTCACTGTTAAACCAGTTAAGAAGAATACAGAAGACTTGAAAAAGTTGCTTTGTCAAGTACAATTAGCCATCCTGCCCGCAAGAGCAGTGGGTTTTGGAACAACTTGTCTTTCTGCCTTGTCTGCTGATGTTCCTGTTCTTGTCAGTAGGAACACTGGGCTAGGAATGGCACTGAGGAAATTACCTTCTGGGGCTAACTTTGTCATAGATTCTACAAAACCACAAGATTGGGCCAACAAGATAAAGGAGGTTAGAGAAAAAGGAGCCAAAGATTGTGCTGATGTGGCTCAGAAGTTGCGGAAAGAATACATGGAGGAATTCAATTTGAGGAAACAATGTAGCAGACTTGTGAAGAAAATGTTCGAGATGTTCCCAGAGAAACAAG AGAGCAAAAAAGAGGGTCTTGAAGAAACGAACACAATGAAAGGCTCCTACCTTCAAGCTGCGatacaacaaacaaaaacgTCAAGTGTATCAGATGAAGATAACGTGAATGGAGCCCTTGCAAAATTTGTACCAAAAATGCGTGTACCAGAGAACAATGACGATCCCTTACGACCAGAAATGATTGTCGCTGGATTTTCAGGGATAAGAGTTGAAGAGAGACTGGATGAGGTGGATGGATTAAGAACTCAGCAAGAGCCATCTTCTAGGCTTTTAACGTCTGTTCAAAACATTCCTTACCCGATTAGAGCACAGATCTGTCTAAAATTAAACCCAAGAGATGACCTAAACTTTCGAGATTTTCGATTGTTGGgagaaaaaatgaactttgataAAGACATCACTCGAAACTTGGAACTGAGGAAAAATCCGACTGATGAACTGCTCCAGCTGTGGTGCAGTACACGTAGGACCCAACCAACAGTAGGGTGTCTTATTGAGTTATTGAAAGACAGTGAAAGGTGGGATGTGGTTAACATTCTTGATAAATGGGTTGAAGACGGTGTCAGAGAATGA